The following nucleotide sequence is from Populus trichocarpa isolate Nisqually-1 chromosome 11, P.trichocarpa_v4.1, whole genome shotgun sequence.
atttaattatttatttcattagttAACTTTGTCATATAATAACTTTCTTTGTATATCTAgattttacaattaaattattttaaaaaactaaaaataattctaaatctagTATGTTTCTCAAAAAGAATTGGCGGGAATTTTTCTAGATGCATTGTAGAAATTGCTTCTAATTAGTTTCCAAAATAGTCATAAAACATTACTaacatttttttggaaaataaaaaatgagcacAAAATGtggaataaatatataaaactaacaCTTGGGCACTAACGCCGTGagttaaaagaaatcaaatgtaTCAAACGGCTAATATTCATCTCCACACCCGAACACTGCCTCTCTTCACCTCTCTATCCCCATAAATTCTCGCCATCTTCTTCACTCCGCTGCACTCCATAGCTCTAAACCTCAACCCACAACCAAACGCGCTGTCGTTCATCATGGCAACCATGGCTACAACTCTCACTTCTCTctcaacaaaatcccaaaaacTCTCCCCTTTTGACACCTCCTCTTCCTTCCATGGCACTCCCATCTCAAAACCAACACTTCGTATGCAGCCCACAAAATCATCATCGTCACCAAACGTTTCCATCTCCATGTCATCTCCACCGTATGATCTGAATGCTTTCAAGTTTGAACCTATCAAAGAGTCTATAGTGTCAAGAGAAATGACAAGAAGGTACATGATGGACATGATAACTCATGCAGACACTGATGTTGTTATTGTTGGTGCTGGCTCTGCCGGGTTATCTTGTGCTTATGAGCTTAGCAAGAACCCTTCTGTCAAAATTGCCATTGTTGAACAATCTGTTAGCCCTGGTGGTGGTGCTTGGCTTGGTGGTCAGCTCTTCTCTGCCATGGTATGATCAAAACTAGTTCTTCCCTTTTCCTTCATGGTTTTACGCAGGCAATGCTAATTAAACCGGCCGGCCTGGTGGGTATGTGACTCGATCACCACCTGGCCCTTGCCTCTGCATGCtttaaagaaaagtaaaatctGAGTTCACCAGATCGATCTAGTGAGTCAATCCTAGATAACCTGTTAATTGTTATAGTCTAGtctaattgatttaaattttattttttccctaaaaaatatcattttaatttttttttaaataccaaaataattatcACTTGATTAACCTGTTGAATCCGTATAACTGGGATTCTAGGTgatcatgtttaataatttttttcaacacgATTTGTTTTGCTCGTTTCTGTTCTtattcagaattattttttggCCATAGTTGTATCTTAAATGATaaggattgattgatttatttttttaatttattgaagatgacaataattgataaaatcataaaaatacacacttttttttttaatagagaaaGGTACACAAAGTTTTAAACTTTATGATAAAGTTGAGAACTGTGACATGAAGGCATGTCCCCTTGTTCTTTTGGACCTTATGTCTGGCgctcataaagaaaaataataatatcaaagtaCTATTTagtgaatatatataaatttcagtcctgattatattatatattaaataggtttgattttttaaaatgtttttttatttagaaatgtattaaaataatatttttttatttttttaaaatttatttttagcatgCTTTTATTGAAGCTTGTTTTCTTGTGTTAAATTAATCTGTAAGCCATATATTATTGTCCATGGCGTGGATCCCTTGAGATGTGAATAACTTGAGATGTTTTCAATTCATCTAGAAACCTGGCCGTTAGTATTGGCCTTGCTGTTGCCAAGACTTATGAGTTTTGTGGGCATGTGATCATTTTCCTTGTAATTTAAGTAGAAAATTAAGATGTTTTCCATGCTTCATTTGTAGAAGTGCTAGTAAAAAAGAAGGGACCGGCTGTTATAAGGTTCTTGATTTGCTAGTTATAATTAATGAATAAGATATATCCTTGCAATCCTCGTTTTATGAATTAagatttgaaattgatttaaaatattctgTGTCTTGACCAGGTTGTACGCAAACCAGCTCATCTCTTCCTTAATGAGCTCGGTATTGAGTATGATGAGCAAGAAGACTATGTAGTAATCAAGCATGCAGCCCTTTTCACCTCCACAATCATGAGCAAACTCCTTGCCCGTCCAAATGTTAAGCTTTTCAATGCTGTGGCTGCAGAGGACTTGATAGTGAAGGAAGGAAGAGTGGGTGGAGTGGTCACTAATTGGGCTCTTGTGTCAATGAACCATGACACACAATCTTGTATGGACCCTAATGTGATGGAGGCCAAGGTGGTTGTGAGTTCTTGTGGCCATGATGGACCATTTGGTGCTACTGGGGTCAAGAGGCTTAAGAGCATTGGCATGATTGATAGTGTGCCAGGAATGAAGGCTCTTGACATGAACGCTGCTGAAGATGCCATTGTGAAGCTTACTAGGGAAGTTGTGCCTGGAATGATTGTTACTGGCATGGAAGTTGCTGAGATTGATGGCTCTCCGAGAATGGTAACTTTTCaatttcccttttctttaaatatcgTGGTTGGGATTTTTTGCCTCGAGATTGCTCTCATTTTCCATTCATCTTTTGCGCTACATATTCAATTTCTGCAACTAAAAATGTTGATAGTCTTGGATTATACTATATAAAGTTGGTGCTGTCAATTAATACAAGGTCTAATCTAACTATTTATTAGTGGATAGTTTGGACCCGTCATAGTATGGTCCCGGCAATGGGTCCTGAAATATCATGTCTTCAAGGACCACTGTGTCCTTTTCCTGATATGATTCAGGGACCGGGAAATGCTAAAGTGAAATTAAAGCTTGAGATTAACAAAAACAGTAGTGTGATTAAAGCTGTTTATGATTAGCACTTAGTGCTCAAAATCGAAACCATATGCTTACGAGACTGACGCACTTGTATGTGGTTATTGGTAATGCAGGGACCAACATTTGGGGCAATGATGATATCAGGGCAGAAGGCAGCTCACCTTGCCTTGAAGTCACTCGGGATGCCCAATGCACTGGATGGAACATTTGTGGGAGGCATTCATCCAGAGCTGATCCTGGCTGCTGTTGAATCTGCTGAAATTGCAGAGACTTGAGTGGTAGCAAAGCAATAGACTCAAATATGTCAGATAAATAAAAGGCAGTAGAAATGAGTTCGAGGGGTTTCCCAGTTGATGTGGTCATGGTAGGTTTTAGTTAATAATCTTGGTGTCTGTTCCTTTCGTTTAAGACTCTGTTGGCACTCGGCAGTTGAAATAATTTAGTTCATGCTGCTTTCGGACCTTGTTGGCTGGCCTATCTGTCAATTCTCTCGGCTGAAtatagagggtttgatttgcatatgattgaaaaaacattttcttgattttctctaTGAGGGCAAGCCATTTTAGTGCAAGACCCTTTTCACCATACCTCCATTTGTGCTGAAATGGCGTCGCCTTCtttctcataaaatatttaaatgccATCACTGAACCATCGAACCAAATCTCTTTTTTGAAAACCACCGTGTGGCCTCATTTTCCAAAGCAACCACATggcaaaatattgttttttgggcttttatTCAACGAAATAAAGCAGGAGATTTCATTGATTCTTAAAGGCCTGGATTCCCCAATATCCTAATGTGAAGATAACAAGTAGTCCATGCCAGGGACTAAAATAGACCAGCTTGAATATTGATCGACTAGCCCGCCCCCATCCTGGAGGTCATCTGAGAATTGCTTCACCATAGCCCTCATGCTCAGAAATATAGCGGTAATTTGCTCAGAAATATAGcggtaattttaaaagatattttaaatttattttttttttaatgattatgaGTTTAAATCCTTCAGTATGATTGGTAACTTCATAATTCATAAGATTAGTCTAAATATGCGTAAACTAGTCGGAACACTcgcatttataataataataataaaaacgcCAACTACTTAAACACAGTTCACAAGGCTTGTTGCAGAGGCATACCAATTTGTCCACGCATCAGGATAGTTGCCTCTTTCAAGAAATCTTCCGAAGCCGTATAGCATTCTTTAAGATATCGAGTGAGAATGGCATGATTAGGCATATGTAACTCATCATTCTCATTCTCCTGTGGTTTGTCTCTGCACCAATCTAACACTTTAAAAGTATGTATACTTCTCTGATCCGATTTAAAATAGACTATACAGAATACAAATAACAgatcatgaaattttatttacagTAACTTAAAGTATAAAATCTGAAGGTTAAAGAGAAATCAGACAACTTCCTTGGGTTAATTATTCCATAGTCATCATCTAAATCATCTTCAACAGCATGATTAAAGGTTCGAAGgttttatgcttttcatcaaaGTATGGCCCTACCACTACATCTGGTTTTCAACAACTCCATGATACTGCACTATATCTTTCAAACAATGTGTTGTCCCACGGTAATGATCTCGCAACCATGCAGGTATCTAAAACGTTCCTACTTGAAATGTGGGGCTTACAACGCTtctcaagaaacaaaatagtGCAAGCTTTTTGCGTCTAAAAAGACGCAATATTCCTTCCATTCATGGCTACATCAGTTTGGTTTTAGTTCCGGCTCTTAGAAGAGGTTGCTGGTGTGGTTGGCGATGTTAAATGTTGCTGGTGTAGCTTTAACTTTGATTATAACAATGTTTCGTAATGCTTTGTTACAGTGTTTTTGTATGAAATAATTAGAGttttaaacccttttttttttttgttaagggaTGGCTATGACGTATGTTTTAACCATTGATTGTATTGAGAAGTTCCACTGCCTTTGAGAATTATGTGTACTTTTGACTTTAAAATGCTAATCCATTTATTTTAAGCTTATTTGCGTAAGAActttaaaatcttataaaatatttatccgatttatctttaaagaaaaagtggcaaaagttcttaaaaaaagccaaaaatcatctaaattgaaattaataataacaacaaactCAGGGATATATAGCTATTACATCACGAGTTTGTcattacatataattaaaaaaattattaaaagaattgtGAATGCCATAAGAAAAGCCTACCGAAATATATGTGGACAACTCATCAACCATTGCATTAGCAAAAAATCCAGTATTTCATAAAGAAAGTAAACATAttaatataagattttattaCTTATGAGATTGCATTGTAAATaaagaagttaaaattaaatatgtaaaGATACAAGATTAAGTCACAGATATATTCACAAAGCTAttcaaatatgatgtttttatcaaaataagagATGTGTTGGGAGTTAtaaagaaatcaagtttaaggaGATGTTGAAAGTAAATCAGATTTTAGATtctaaaaatttcagaaaatcaATCAGTTTAGAAGGTAAAATacaattttcattcaaattatgattttcttgtattagtttaatttcttaattgtttaggactttataactataaaaaagtttgtaattcaatattattaataagcataaaaaagataaaataactaaaagagtttataaagaaacacttaataaaaatatattttattttcaattttttttattcttgagttCTTGACCTCACATTCATGTGTTCATCTTACACCATACCTACTCTACttcaacatgaaatatgaaataGGTTAAGAGATGtacatgagttttttttgtaataaaatagcAACGATCAACCTGCTTTTTGTTGTTGGCATGGGAATGTGGATGACTTGGCAAGACTGAAAGAGGGACTGTTGTTTGATGAAGGAAGACTAGGCAGTGACtaactaattttataataaaacaatgttaCTAACAAAGACAAAGGCTTTAAGAAAGACGAATGTATTAGTGGAATGGCCGCTACCTTGTTAACTaagacataaagaaaaaaaccatatagtAGAAGATCAATAAGAGCTTTGAgtcaaaaaatttgttttttttatggtttcaggttcgagtcttgtagttgctaatatgatgtccactggaggcttacatggttgttaacttcagggctcttGGAATTAGTCAAGGTAtatgcaagctgacccggacacccacgttaataaaaaaaagacataaagaaaaaagagaaaattgtaTGTATTTACTTGAATGTAAGATCAATACAAAGAGCCCtatttattcataaaaacaGCCATCCAATATGGAAGGCCATTAGcaagaaaatatgaaaacataattaaGTAATATTATGATGCATATTACACAATAAATATGAGAGATATTCACATATTATTGCTATGATTAAGAGATTTGCTATCCTTTATTCACAAGAATGAGATTCTTTGCTAATACTTATATATCTCATGAATTAGAATGagtttttatctatatatagtttaattgatCTTGTCATATTAACTAATTGAGTTGGTTTTATCTGGGCAAATGAAACATGCAACCTTAAAGCTgagattctattttttaaaataaattttaaactatactatttttcaataacaatttCTACTTtgctactttgaaaaaaaaaaactcaaaatttttcCATTTATAATATACTAAAAACCCTTGGCATTTCACTGTCGCATTTTACTATTTagtccttaaaaataaaaaaaaattgagaatttttttttaatttcatctttcaacattagttTTACTTGgtattagacttcataattcgtttcaatttgttttctatggagttatcctgATCTTATGACCCGTGTCGTGAGTTAGCTATATtgacataagttttttttttttctcaacttcatcttttaacattaagttgattgaaaAACAGATTTCATTGCGGATTAGCCaggttgacttggtttttttcccttttttaattgaattttgtttcaatttcattcttcaacattaagttgattgagaattagactttataattttttttcaatttgttttctttgaaattattCTAGTCTCGTCACctgaatttgac
It contains:
- the LOC7470933 gene encoding thiamine thiazole synthase, chloroplastic; translation: MATMATTLTSLSTKSQKLSPFDTSSSFHGTPISKPTLRMQPTKSSSSPNVSISMSSPPYDLNAFKFEPIKESIVSREMTRRYMMDMITHADTDVVIVGAGSAGLSCAYELSKNPSVKIAIVEQSVSPGGGAWLGGQLFSAMVVRKPAHLFLNELGIEYDEQEDYVVIKHAALFTSTIMSKLLARPNVKLFNAVAAEDLIVKEGRVGGVVTNWALVSMNHDTQSCMDPNVMEAKVVVSSCGHDGPFGATGVKRLKSIGMIDSVPGMKALDMNAAEDAIVKLTREVVPGMIVTGMEVAEIDGSPRMGPTFGAMMISGQKAAHLALKSLGMPNALDGTFVGGIHPELILAAVESAEIAET